In a genomic window of Deltaproteobacteria bacterium:
- a CDS encoding zinc metalloprotease HtpX: LANALEKIATDPDELQLANRGTQHLFIVNPLRAASDVKKGIDPKLSEKSGWFDTHPPIGLRIRLLREMASRT, from the coding sequence TCTGGCCAATGCGCTCGAAAAGATTGCGACCGATCCGGATGAGTTGCAACTCGCCAATCGTGGAACCCAGCACCTTTTTATTGTCAATCCGCTCCGGGCAGCATCCGATGTGAAGAAGGGGATTGATCCAAAATTGAGCGAGAAATCGGGATGGTTCGATACGCATCCCCCGATCGGACTGCGAATTCGATTATTAAGAGAAATGGCGAGCAGGACGTAG